A region of Streptomyces sp. WMMC500 DNA encodes the following proteins:
- a CDS encoding AraC family transcriptional regulator: MNGNGGGRGSGEYARWTRTPLGAGQSLYLMTACFTAHRYAPHAHHEFAVGVCTHGAEVIDYRGDRIRARPGSIVVLAPGEAHTGGPAGDEGYAYRAFYPSMALLTDGACTDAHFAEPVIDDPALAAALRAAHVAVGRGAEPLETESRLPWLLAALARRHGRARPAACAALGDGVARAVRDRLADELTDPPSLAAIGCDLGLSRYQVLRAFRDSMGMPPYAWLAQYRVERARGLLEAGHRPAEVAGLVGFADQAHLTRWFRRVLGATPAAYRRSVRP, translated from the coding sequence ATGAACGGCAACGGGGGCGGGCGGGGGTCCGGCGAGTACGCGCGCTGGACGCGGACGCCGCTGGGCGCGGGCCAGTCCCTGTACCTGATGACGGCGTGCTTCACCGCGCACCGCTACGCGCCGCACGCCCACCACGAGTTCGCCGTCGGGGTGTGCACGCACGGCGCCGAGGTCATCGACTACCGCGGCGACCGGATCCGGGCGCGGCCCGGCAGCATCGTCGTCCTCGCCCCCGGCGAGGCGCACACCGGCGGCCCGGCGGGCGACGAGGGCTACGCCTACCGGGCGTTCTACCCCTCCATGGCGCTGCTCACCGACGGCGCCTGCACCGACGCCCACTTCGCCGAGCCCGTCATCGACGACCCGGCCCTGGCCGCCGCGCTGCGCGCCGCGCACGTCGCGGTCGGCCGCGGCGCGGAGCCTCTGGAGACGGAGTCGCGGCTGCCGTGGCTGCTCGCCGCCCTGGCCCGCCGCCACGGCCGCGCCCGGCCGGCGGCCTGCGCGGCGCTGGGGGACGGCGTCGCCCGCGCGGTACGGGACCGGCTGGCGGACGAGCTGACGGACCCGCCGTCGCTGGCGGCGATCGGCTGCGACCTGGGGCTCTCCCGCTACCAGGTGCTGCGCGCGTTCCGGGACAGCATGGGCATGCCCCCGTACGCCTGGCTGGCGCAGTACCGGGTGGAGCGGGCGCGCGGCCTGCTGGAGGCGGGGCACCGGCCGGCGGAGGTGGCGGGTCTCGTGGGGTTCGCGGACCAGGCGCATCTGACGCGGTGGTTCCGGCGGGTCCTGGGGGCGACGCCGGCGGCGTACCGCCGCAGCGTCCGTCCCTGA